TAGTATACAGTGACCTGGAGATTCAAAAAAAAGATTGCAGAAAGGACAGTTATACATTCCATCTTGAATAAAATGATGCAGCTTATCTCTTGCTGGCGGAATATCTTTAACACATTTCCAAATGAACTGATTAATTCTAGGAAGAAGAGGGAGCTTCCATAGTTTCTGGAAGATACTTTGCATTCCTGCACCAACTGAGTTGTTACCATGTTTTTCCTCCATCATTTTCCTATAACTTTACTTTACTGAGAAACAGCCATTCCTCTCAAGGGACCAAACAAGTCTGTCttccaagttatgatgaatagaTATCTTGAGAATTAGAGTAAGAGTAGCTGGATCAAATGAAGTTGAGAGTAAACTGATATTCCATCCACCTTTATTTGTATCATAAAGTTGAACAACAAAAGTGAAGTCTTGATAATGTGTAGCACTGGCTTTAGGAATGGGAGGACTATCAAGACCTTCTATCCATCTATACTTCCAAATTAGAATTTTCTTCCCATCACCAACTGACCGAAGGCTATATTTATTAACAAATTGCAGCTCTGAACTAATGCTTCTCCAGGACCAGGTAAATTTAGGATGTTCACTTGTATTGAAAACAAGTCCATTAGGAAAGTATTTTGCTCTAAGTGACCTAACATAAATGGAAGTGTCATCTGTGCAAAGTTTCCAGGAAAATTTAGCTAATAGTGCTCTATTGAAAACCTCAAGGTCTCTAAATCCCAGACCTCCTTCTTCTTTAGATTTATTGACATCTCTCCATGCTATGAAGTGTTTTCCTttgttattcttcttatttcCCCAGAATTGTTGCTGAACTGAGTTGATTTTGGATATAGTAGAATCTTGAATTTTGAAGCTGCTCATATGGTGCACTGAAATAGAGTTAGTTACATTCCTAATCATCACAGATCTCCCTGCTTCAGAAACATTAATAAAAGACCATTTTGAGAGTCTAGCTTCCATCTTTTGAACAAGACAAGTAAATGGGGTTTTCTTATTCCTTCCAATaaaaaaaaggtaagcctaaataTTTTTCAGAGGAAATATCAAGTTGTCGAACCTGGAGAAGTCCACtgatattttgagaatttgaaggacTTGTATTCTTACTGAAGTAAACAGCTGACTTATGAAAGTTGATTAGCTGACCTGAGCACCTACTGAAATCTTGTATTACTTGTAGTAAATTGTTTGTTTGAACTTGGTTTGCTTTGCGGAATAGCAAACAGTCATCTGCAAACAATAAGAGAGTGAGTAGAAACTATTAGTTTCCCACTTCTACGTAATCAAAATCATCTTAATCTTTAAATTAAACCAACCAAAAATCCAACAGTTTTCTTTAGTTTTTTCTTCTCGGTTtcataatgaattttttttttgttccggGAAACACTGTTATTTGTGTGTAAGGATGCcgtttttttaatataaaatcgATATTCACTGTTACATTCATATAATTTGAGGAAAAATGGAAT
This is a stretch of genomic DNA from Papaver somniferum cultivar HN1 chromosome 1, ASM357369v1, whole genome shotgun sequence. It encodes these proteins:
- the LOC113362787 gene encoding uncharacterized protein LOC113362787, whose translation is MEARLSKWSFINVSEAGRSVMIRNVTNSISVHHMSSFKIQDSTISKINSVQQQFWGNKKNNKGKHFIAWRDVNKSKEEGGLGFRDLEVFNRALLAKFSWKLCTDDTSIYVRSLRAKYFPNGLVFNTSEHPKFTWSWRSISSELQFVNKYSLRSVGDGKKILIWKYRWIEGLDSPPIPKASATHYQDFTFVVQLYDTNKGGWNISLLSTSFDPATLTLILKISIHHNLEDRLVWSLERNGCFSVK